One window from the genome of Pedococcus badiiscoriae encodes:
- a CDS encoding sensor histidine kinase, with amino-acid sequence MRWLPHLAVSTRLRLGIALLAAMFASLNNDTLAGLPWILLTVTLDLAGSALIVLSPKDTATRRVQLTGLLVAGAIVAGLAMGYTHPWSKILILIPAFHAGLRLGRRGAIVVSGCGLASGLATASWLGRLEVTEGQRILLAALVALVFGLLGAWSHRMEGTPLPVDPNVAAEASLLLRRLHELADTLDTGFDAPGSAEMALQDLSNQMRAARSAILVGYGDDPAVPLAIRGADRTPWPDPMEPGSVLAQSWRQGVPTLAQWDDDLVARSVIVVPLNDGDGNRLGLMVADRPLVTPFTEDDLAAAGAVAARHAANIDLSVLFAGLRERAGLEERERLAREMHDGIAQEMVALGFGIDAVRRSARGQGSPLADDLDALRVDVSRVLADLRLHIGDLRIAVRPDTGLGAMIGARLQNFGSSSGVTTRMHLSETGFRLPAHTEVLIYRLFLRLLADARHSLNAQAVEVRLNVAAPRVELWMSHDGTTSLSERDFADHPLNSLGGEISIEPYAGDGVALRMRMRARGAAPSATLSNERIPQPS; translated from the coding sequence ATGCGGTGGCTGCCCCATCTCGCCGTCTCCACCCGGCTCCGGCTCGGGATCGCCCTGCTGGCAGCAATGTTCGCCTCGCTCAACAACGACACCCTCGCAGGCCTCCCGTGGATCCTGCTGACGGTCACGCTCGACCTCGCGGGGTCAGCCCTCATCGTCCTGAGCCCCAAGGACACCGCGACCCGGCGCGTCCAGCTGACCGGGCTGCTGGTCGCCGGTGCCATCGTGGCCGGCCTCGCGATGGGTTACACCCACCCGTGGTCGAAGATCCTCATCCTCATCCCCGCGTTCCATGCCGGCCTGCGGCTGGGTCGGCGTGGGGCCATCGTGGTCTCGGGCTGCGGTCTGGCCTCCGGCCTCGCCACCGCATCGTGGTTGGGCCGCCTCGAGGTGACCGAGGGGCAGCGCATCCTGCTCGCCGCCCTGGTCGCGCTGGTGTTCGGCCTGCTCGGCGCCTGGTCGCACCGCATGGAGGGCACTCCCCTACCCGTCGACCCGAACGTCGCGGCCGAGGCCAGCCTGCTGCTGCGGCGCCTGCACGAGCTGGCCGACACCCTCGACACCGGGTTCGACGCCCCCGGCTCGGCCGAGATGGCCTTGCAGGACCTCAGCAACCAGATGCGGGCGGCGCGCAGCGCGATCCTCGTGGGGTACGGCGACGACCCTGCCGTGCCGCTGGCGATCCGTGGTGCCGACCGCACCCCCTGGCCGGACCCGATGGAGCCGGGGTCGGTCCTCGCGCAGTCCTGGCGACAGGGCGTGCCCACCCTCGCGCAGTGGGACGACGACCTCGTCGCCCGCTCGGTGATCGTCGTCCCCCTCAATGACGGCGACGGCAACCGGCTGGGGCTGATGGTGGCCGACCGACCGCTCGTGACCCCCTTCACCGAGGACGACCTCGCCGCCGCGGGAGCTGTCGCCGCCCGGCATGCGGCCAACATCGACCTCTCGGTGCTGTTCGCCGGACTGCGTGAACGGGCCGGCCTGGAGGAGCGCGAACGCCTGGCGCGCGAGATGCATGACGGGATCGCCCAGGAGATGGTGGCACTGGGCTTCGGCATCGACGCTGTCCGTCGCAGCGCCCGCGGGCAGGGATCACCCCTGGCCGATGACCTCGACGCCCTGCGCGTGGACGTGTCGCGCGTGCTGGCCGACCTCCGGCTGCACATCGGCGACCTGCGGATCGCGGTGCGCCCCGACACGGGCCTCGGCGCGATGATCGGCGCCCGCCTGCAGAACTTCGGCTCGTCGTCCGGGGTGACGACGCGGATGCACCTGAGTGAGACCGGCTTCCGCCTCCCAGCCCACACCGAGGTGCTCATCTACCGCCTCTTCCTGCGGCTGCTGGCGGACGCCCGGCACTCCCTCAACGCCCAGGCCGTGGAGGTGCGCCTCAACGTCGCCGCCCCCCGGGTGGAGCTCTGGATGTCCCACGACGGCACGACCTCACTGTCTGAACGCGACTTCGCCGACCACCCACTGAACAGCCTCGGAGGAGAGATCTCCATCGAGCCCTACGCCGGAGACGGGGTCGCGCTCCGCATGCGCATGCGGGCTCGCGGGGCCGCCCCCTCCGCCACGCTGTCCAATGAAAGGATCCCCCAGCCCTCATGA
- a CDS encoding type II secretion system F family protein yields MPRKVGAAVALALAAFLVGTASANAAGDPVVNITGIEAKNGNLIGLISASGGASIDPSLTVTVSGKDYPVDAITSGQGTPVARTALLVVDTSGSMGAAGMATARAAAAAFLKSVPDDVRVGVVSFSGKAVVDLAPTGDHGKVQTAVDNLKSSGETALYDGVALAVQTLGSKGERSILLLSDGGDTTSKTTQAQANDALKSGGVRAEAVSFKSTESNVSVLKGFASAGGGSVVSAASAGAVASAFTTAAKTLASQLTFSMPLPPGVIAVQNIKVSGLAGGKGFTTTALVDFGEGVPLPTKSGPASVTPVVGPTEDVVKPSTGATLLPVLGVSPMVGIGMAAVFLGLVAIGVALSAPSFKSGRQTRVDSIDRYVTPGAPLKAKAQNRQTAVSESLVFLGERMMEGRESTSKTMALIERADLPLRAGEWWVLRIVGVVAGIATSMSLLRGGQIMTLVAALLGVVLGLFAPAFILRFLAKRRAKKFDHQLPDVLTLVASSLSTGFSLPQALDAIAKDAAEPSAKEFSRALAETRIGADIADSLERMSERMDSANMRWTAMAIRIQREVGGNLAETLRTTAKTLREREELQRHVRALSAEGRLSAYILIGLPIGIFLYTMQTNPAYVELLWTRPLGLVMLAGGIVSLGIGWAWMRKTVEVKV; encoded by the coding sequence GTGCCGCGCAAGGTCGGCGCCGCCGTGGCGCTGGCCCTCGCAGCTTTCCTCGTGGGCACCGCCTCCGCGAACGCGGCCGGGGACCCGGTCGTCAACATCACGGGCATCGAGGCCAAGAACGGCAACCTCATCGGGCTGATCTCGGCCAGTGGTGGGGCGTCGATCGACCCGAGCCTCACTGTGACGGTGTCGGGCAAGGACTACCCGGTGGACGCCATCACCTCCGGCCAGGGCACCCCGGTGGCACGCACCGCGCTGCTCGTGGTCGACACCAGCGGATCGATGGGCGCTGCGGGCATGGCCACTGCCCGCGCCGCTGCGGCGGCGTTCCTCAAGAGCGTTCCGGACGACGTCCGCGTGGGAGTCGTGTCGTTCTCCGGCAAGGCCGTGGTCGACCTCGCGCCGACGGGGGACCACGGCAAGGTGCAGACCGCCGTCGACAACCTCAAGTCGTCCGGCGAGACTGCCTTGTACGACGGTGTCGCGCTCGCCGTTCAGACGCTGGGCAGCAAGGGGGAGCGCAGCATCCTGCTCCTCAGTGACGGTGGCGACACGACCAGCAAGACGACCCAGGCCCAGGCCAACGACGCTCTCAAGAGCGGCGGGGTCCGCGCCGAGGCCGTCTCGTTCAAGTCCACGGAGAGCAATGTCTCCGTCCTCAAGGGGTTCGCCTCCGCCGGGGGCGGATCCGTGGTCTCCGCCGCGAGCGCCGGAGCGGTCGCCAGCGCCTTCACCACTGCGGCCAAGACCCTCGCGTCTCAGCTCACCTTCTCCATGCCGCTGCCGCCGGGGGTCATCGCGGTGCAGAACATCAAGGTCTCCGGCCTCGCTGGCGGCAAGGGCTTCACGACGACAGCACTCGTGGACTTCGGTGAGGGCGTTCCACTCCCCACCAAGTCGGGCCCCGCGTCCGTCACCCCGGTGGTCGGTCCGACCGAAGACGTCGTGAAGCCCTCTACCGGCGCGACGCTGCTTCCCGTGCTCGGCGTGTCGCCCATGGTGGGGATCGGGATGGCCGCGGTCTTCCTCGGGTTGGTGGCCATCGGCGTCGCCCTCTCGGCCCCATCGTTCAAGTCCGGTCGACAGACGCGTGTCGACAGCATCGACCGCTACGTGACGCCGGGCGCCCCCCTGAAGGCCAAGGCGCAGAACCGTCAGACCGCGGTGTCAGAGAGCCTGGTGTTCCTCGGCGAACGCATGATGGAGGGGCGGGAGTCGACCAGCAAGACCATGGCGCTCATCGAGCGCGCCGACCTGCCGCTGCGGGCTGGTGAGTGGTGGGTGCTACGTATCGTCGGCGTTGTCGCGGGGATCGCGACCTCGATGTCCTTGCTCCGCGGCGGTCAGATCATGACCCTCGTCGCGGCGCTGCTGGGCGTGGTCCTGGGACTGTTCGCACCAGCCTTCATCCTGCGTTTCCTCGCGAAGCGTCGAGCCAAGAAGTTCGACCACCAGCTGCCGGACGTGCTCACCCTCGTGGCCAGCAGCCTGTCGACGGGCTTCTCGCTCCCGCAGGCTCTCGACGCCATCGCGAAGGACGCCGCGGAACCCTCGGCCAAGGAGTTCTCCCGGGCCCTCGCCGAGACCCGCATCGGTGCCGACATCGCCGACTCCCTCGAGCGCATGTCCGAGCGGATGGACAGCGCCAACATGCGCTGGACGGCGATGGCGATCCGCATCCAGCGCGAGGTCGGTGGAAACCTGGCCGAGACCCTCCGCACGACCGCCAAGACCCTCCGCGAGCGTGAGGAGCTCCAGCGCCACGTCCGGGCGCTCTCTGCCGAGGGCAGGCTCTCGGCATACATCCTCATCGGACTCCCGATCGGCATCTTCCTCTACACGATGCAGACGAACCCGGCGTACGTCGAGCTGCTCTGGACCCGACCCCTGGGGCTGGTGATGCTGGCAGGTGGCATCGTCTCGCTGGGAATCGGCTGGGCCTGGATGCGCAAGACCGTGGAAGTGAAGGTCTGA
- a CDS encoding response regulator transcription factor — protein MTINVVVIDDHTLVREAVCRMIDSEPDLSVVGQAGGIAEGRTVLAQSLIHVLVVDVSMPDGSGLVMARAAREASPRLGIVVLTMHNDDETLLEALDLGASALVLKSAPSDEVIAAVRRAAVAPDAFMATGLAEALRRRDSSDKPRLTPREAEVLDRLVAGDSIAAVAKKLYMSESTVKTHVSKVYEKLGAHNRASAVMSALRLGLVKSESIGRSR, from the coding sequence ATGACCATCAATGTCGTGGTGATCGACGACCACACCCTGGTGCGCGAAGCCGTCTGCCGGATGATCGACAGCGAGCCGGATCTCTCCGTGGTCGGGCAGGCCGGCGGCATCGCCGAAGGCCGCACCGTCCTGGCGCAGAGCCTGATCCACGTCCTCGTCGTGGACGTTTCCATGCCCGACGGCTCCGGCCTGGTGATGGCCAGAGCGGCCCGCGAGGCGTCCCCGCGCCTGGGCATCGTCGTCCTGACGATGCACAACGACGACGAGACCTTGCTTGAGGCGCTCGACCTCGGCGCGTCGGCGCTCGTGCTCAAGTCCGCCCCGTCCGACGAGGTCATCGCGGCAGTCCGTCGCGCGGCCGTGGCGCCTGACGCCTTCATGGCGACCGGTCTGGCCGAAGCACTGCGCCGTCGCGACTCGAGCGACAAGCCGCGCCTGACGCCCCGCGAGGCAGAGGTGCTGGACCGGCTCGTCGCGGGCGACTCCATCGCCGCGGTCGCGAAGAAGCTCTACATGAGCGAGTCGACCGTCAAGACGCACGTCTCGAAGGTCTACGAGAAGCTGGGCGCCCACAACCGAGCGTCCGCCGTGATGTCGGCCCTGCGCCTGGGACTGGTCAAGTCCGAGTCGATCGGCCGCAGCCGCTGA
- a CDS encoding winged helix-turn-helix domain-containing protein has protein sequence MTPSPVQLTRAQARRIALAAQGFAEPRPAPGTATMRHLQRVIDRVQIVQIDSVNVLTRSQYLPFFSRLGPYDTALLDRARDRAPRRLVEYWAHEASLIPPATWPLLDFRMQRALHDSWGGMQRVARDHPELVAAVLAEVTARGPLTSRQLEAALEHDLPRQRDDWGWNWSLVKSALEHLFWAGKVSSAGRTSQFERRYAVPERVLPGHLAAMAIDPAARPSPEVAFTELMLIAARAHGVGTEQCLRDYFRLKPHQSRPALDALVAQGALVPATIEGWRRPAYLHPQARRPRTVTAQALLSPFDSLIWQRDRTAAIFGMDFRLEIYVPAPLRVHGYYVLPFLFGDELVARCDLKADRAAGVLRVQAVHWEPDAPQAARAALDQELALMAWWLGLSSVG, from the coding sequence ATGACACCCTCGCCCGTGCAGCTGACGCGCGCCCAGGCGCGCCGCATCGCGCTCGCCGCGCAGGGCTTCGCCGAGCCGCGGCCGGCTCCGGGGACCGCGACGATGCGTCACCTGCAGCGCGTCATCGACCGGGTGCAGATCGTCCAGATCGACAGCGTCAACGTCCTCACCCGCAGTCAGTACCTCCCGTTCTTCTCCCGGCTGGGTCCCTACGACACGGCGCTGCTGGACCGGGCGCGCGACCGGGCACCGCGACGACTGGTCGAGTACTGGGCCCACGAGGCGAGCCTGATCCCTCCCGCGACCTGGCCGCTGCTCGACTTCCGGATGCAGCGTGCGCTGCACGACTCCTGGGGCGGCATGCAGCGCGTGGCCCGGGACCACCCGGAGCTGGTCGCGGCGGTCCTGGCGGAGGTCACGGCTCGCGGCCCGCTCACCTCGCGCCAGCTCGAGGCGGCCCTCGAGCACGACCTGCCGCGCCAGCGCGACGACTGGGGGTGGAACTGGTCGCTGGTCAAGAGCGCCCTCGAACACCTCTTCTGGGCGGGGAAGGTGAGCTCCGCGGGTCGGACCAGCCAGTTCGAGCGACGGTATGCCGTGCCGGAGCGCGTGCTGCCCGGTCACCTCGCCGCGATGGCCATAGACCCGGCCGCTCGCCCCTCGCCCGAGGTCGCCTTCACCGAGCTGATGCTGATCGCCGCTCGTGCCCACGGCGTCGGCACCGAGCAGTGCCTTCGGGACTACTTCCGGCTCAAGCCGCACCAGTCGCGTCCGGCACTGGATGCCCTCGTCGCGCAGGGCGCGCTCGTCCCGGCGACGATCGAGGGGTGGAGGCGTCCCGCCTACCTGCATCCGCAGGCCCGCCGCCCCCGCACGGTGACCGCCCAGGCCCTGCTCAGCCCGTTCGACTCACTCATCTGGCAGCGCGACCGCACCGCGGCGATCTTCGGGATGGACTTCCGCCTCGAGATCTACGTGCCTGCGCCGCTTCGGGTCCACGGCTACTACGTGCTGCCGTTCCTGTTCGGGGACGAGCTGGTCGCGCGCTGCGACCTCAAGGCCGACCGCGCTGCCGGCGTGCTGCGGGTGCAGGCGGTCCACTGGGAGCCCGACGCGCCCCAGGCTGCCCGCGCCGCGCTCGACCAGGAGCTCGCTCTGATGGCCTGGTGGCTCGGGCTGAGCTCGGTCGGCTGA
- a CDS encoding type II secretion system F family protein gives MGSMLLIVGLIAVAGALATIVLALSVGAGATRGVAKSLELIEKTVNAREVTKSDLPVMERIVAPLLAKTRSLANRLSPTGTQEGLTRRLDLAGNPGTWTAERIMGGKGAGLLIGAVLGLLFGGFSLKGVLITVAAAAVGFYLPDLLLMNVGQKRQEELRRGLADALDMLTVCVEAGQGFDAALMQVAKSASGPISGEFARVLSEIQIGKTRGAAFSSLAARTTVPEAKTFVSALVQADRLGLPIGNVLREQSNQMRLVRRQRAEEKAQKVPVKILFPMLLFIFPALFIVIIGPGAIKMVDTFSHGGL, from the coding sequence ATGGGATCCATGCTGCTGATCGTCGGGCTCATCGCGGTAGCGGGCGCCCTCGCGACGATCGTCCTCGCGCTGTCCGTCGGAGCGGGAGCCACCAGGGGTGTGGCCAAGTCACTCGAGCTCATCGAGAAGACCGTGAACGCCCGCGAGGTCACCAAGTCCGACCTGCCCGTGATGGAACGCATCGTGGCACCTCTCCTGGCCAAGACCCGTTCGCTGGCCAACAGGCTCTCGCCGACCGGCACGCAGGAAGGGCTCACCCGTCGCCTCGACCTCGCAGGCAACCCCGGCACGTGGACTGCGGAGCGGATCATGGGCGGCAAGGGTGCGGGCCTGCTCATCGGAGCGGTCCTCGGCCTGCTCTTCGGTGGCTTCAGCCTCAAGGGTGTGCTGATCACGGTGGCTGCCGCCGCCGTCGGCTTCTACCTGCCGGACCTGCTGCTCATGAACGTCGGCCAGAAGCGTCAGGAAGAGCTGCGTCGTGGCCTCGCGGACGCCCTCGACATGCTGACGGTCTGTGTCGAGGCCGGGCAGGGGTTCGACGCGGCACTGATGCAAGTGGCCAAGTCAGCTTCAGGGCCGATCTCCGGTGAGTTCGCCCGCGTGCTCTCGGAGATCCAGATCGGCAAGACCCGTGGTGCGGCGTTCAGCTCGCTGGCGGCCCGGACCACGGTCCCCGAGGCGAAGACCTTCGTCAGCGCGCTGGTCCAGGCCGACCGCCTGGGGCTGCCCATCGGAAACGTCCTGCGCGAGCAGTCGAACCAGATGCGCCTCGTCCGTCGTCAGCGCGCCGAGGAGAAGGCGCAGAAGGTGCCGGTGAAGATCCTGTTCCCGATGCTGCTGTTCATCTTCCCGGCCCTGTTCATCGTGATCATCGGACCCGGTGCCATCAAGATGGTGGACACCTTCAGCCACGGCGGGCTCTGA
- the hpf gene encoding ribosome hibernation-promoting factor, HPF/YfiA family has protein sequence MEIVVTGRHMQVSDRFRAHLDEKLAKIPQLAPRVQRVDVIVSHESNKRQAKACERVEITCHVKGPIVRAEACLDDKYAALDVALDKLMERLRRAQDRKRVHRGRHAPESVAAATARIQEPVEGGGEDHVHEGTGDGDPFGAQGASPVEIREKIHATVPMALDQAVREMELVGHDFYLYHDEDTDQPSVVYRRRGWSYGVIHLDVTADEGATRKVS, from the coding sequence GTGGAGATTGTCGTCACCGGACGCCACATGCAGGTCTCAGACCGATTCCGTGCCCACCTCGACGAAAAGCTGGCCAAGATCCCCCAGCTCGCGCCGCGCGTGCAGCGCGTCGACGTCATCGTGAGCCATGAGTCGAACAAGCGTCAGGCCAAGGCCTGCGAACGGGTCGAGATCACCTGTCACGTGAAGGGCCCGATCGTGCGGGCCGAGGCATGTCTTGACGACAAGTACGCGGCGCTCGACGTGGCGCTGGACAAGCTGATGGAGCGGTTGAGGCGGGCCCAGGACCGCAAGCGCGTGCACCGCGGCAGGCACGCGCCCGAGTCGGTGGCCGCCGCCACGGCGCGCATCCAGGAGCCGGTGGAGGGCGGGGGTGAGGACCACGTCCACGAGGGCACCGGCGACGGCGATCCCTTCGGCGCCCAGGGCGCCTCGCCGGTCGAGATCCGCGAGAAGATCCACGCGACCGTCCCGATGGCACTCGACCAGGCGGTCCGCGAGATGGAGCTCGTCGGGCACGACTTCTACCTCTACCACGACGAGGACACCGACCAGCCGAGCGTGGTGTACCGGCGCAGGGGTTGGTCCTATGGCGTCATCCACCTGGACGTCACCGCCGACGAGGGAGCCACCCGGAAGGTCTCCTGA
- a CDS encoding CpaF family protein has product MSLAERLESVRRSQQAAEANAGSQTPAAAHERQRVADPFGVVKASVHQALLDSLGPQLYDPHLDQAELESKVRHTLQEVIDHEETPLSLADRTRISQEVADEILGHGPLEPLLRDSEITEIMVNGPDQIYVERAGKLYPVETHFSSDAHLRRTIDKIVGRVGRRVDEASPLVDARLPDGSRVNAVIPPIALDGSLLTIRKFATDPFTDKDLIAFGTFTPQVRDFLSACVRGRRNIVISGGTGSGKTTLLNVVSSFIPDDERIVTIEDAAELQLKQDHVLRLESRPSNIEGRGRIDIRELVKNALRMRPDRIVVGECRDGAALDMLQAMNTGHDGSLTTVHANSPRDSLARLETMVLMAGVDLPVRAIREQVAGAVDMVIQQARMKDGSRRVTAISEVIGMEGEIITMQDLFAFDYAAGRDEQGRFRGTLKSTGLRPKFATELHDQGIELAPDIFVRGL; this is encoded by the coding sequence ATGAGTCTCGCCGAGCGTCTCGAGAGTGTCCGCAGGAGCCAGCAGGCGGCCGAGGCGAACGCCGGGTCCCAGACTCCCGCGGCCGCCCACGAGCGGCAGCGCGTCGCTGACCCGTTCGGCGTCGTCAAGGCCAGCGTCCACCAGGCGCTGCTCGACTCGCTCGGTCCGCAGCTCTACGACCCCCACCTCGACCAGGCCGAGCTCGAGTCGAAGGTGAGGCACACGCTCCAGGAGGTCATCGACCACGAGGAGACCCCGCTCTCCCTGGCTGACCGCACGCGTATCTCCCAAGAGGTCGCCGACGAGATCCTGGGTCACGGGCCGCTCGAGCCGCTCCTGCGCGACAGCGAGATCACTGAGATCATGGTCAACGGTCCGGACCAGATCTACGTCGAGCGTGCCGGCAAGCTCTACCCCGTCGAGACGCACTTCAGCTCCGACGCCCACCTGCGCCGCACGATCGACAAGATCGTTGGGCGCGTCGGTCGTCGCGTCGACGAGGCCAGCCCGCTGGTGGACGCCCGCCTGCCCGACGGCTCCCGCGTCAACGCGGTCATCCCCCCGATCGCCCTCGACGGCTCGCTCCTCACCATCCGTAAGTTCGCCACCGACCCCTTCACGGACAAGGACCTCATCGCCTTCGGTACGTTCACGCCGCAGGTGCGTGACTTCCTGAGCGCCTGCGTGAGGGGGCGCCGCAACATCGTCATCTCCGGTGGTACCGGCTCGGGCAAGACCACCTTGCTCAACGTCGTGTCCTCGTTCATCCCCGACGACGAGCGCATCGTCACCATCGAGGACGCGGCGGAGCTCCAGCTCAAGCAGGACCACGTGCTGCGCCTCGAGTCGCGTCCGTCCAACATCGAGGGCCGCGGCAGGATCGACATCCGTGAGCTCGTCAAGAACGCGCTGCGTATGCGTCCCGACCGGATCGTCGTCGGTGAGTGTCGAGACGGGGCCGCCCTGGACATGCTCCAGGCCATGAACACCGGTCACGACGGCTCATTGACGACCGTGCACGCCAACAGCCCGCGCGACAGCCTCGCCCGTCTCGAGACCATGGTGCTCATGGCTGGCGTCGACCTGCCCGTGCGTGCCATCCGCGAGCAGGTCGCCGGAGCCGTCGACATGGTGATCCAGCAGGCCCGTATGAAGGACGGCTCGCGTCGCGTCACCGCGATCAGCGAGGTCATCGGCATGGAGGGCGAGATCATCACGATGCAGGACCTGTTCGCCTTCGACTACGCCGCCGGTCGCGACGAGCAGGGCCGTTTTCGAGGCACCCTCAAGAGCACCGGACTGCGACCGAAGTTCGCCACCGAGCTGCACGACCAGGGGATCGAGCTGGCGCCCGACATCTTCGTCCGGGGGCTTTGA
- a CDS encoding phosphoribosyltransferase family protein: MSLTRAESGPLAALRAVADLALPVCCVGCGQPDTQVCGACLDEIGRCLWAGGPRQARPDPCPAGLPTVLATGPYLGPLATMVGAYKDDGRRDCAPLLGELLARSVDAAIGVCPAAVDLLGHHNGPVLLVPVPSSRASVRARGDAPLVELAARAVKGFAADEAVVAPVLRPRRRVADQAGLGARERAVNLEHSMTVQPRWAQPVEGAVCVVLDDVLTTGATVVEAARALRSGGAQTVVAATICATQRRGRASGRHPAYSG; encoded by the coding sequence GTGTCGCTGACCAGGGCTGAGTCAGGGCCGCTCGCGGCCCTGCGGGCCGTGGCCGACCTGGCCCTGCCGGTCTGCTGTGTGGGGTGTGGGCAGCCTGACACCCAGGTATGCGGCGCGTGCCTGGACGAGATCGGCCGGTGCCTCTGGGCCGGCGGGCCTCGACAGGCACGACCCGACCCGTGTCCCGCGGGGTTGCCCACGGTCCTCGCAACCGGCCCGTACCTCGGGCCGCTCGCCACCATGGTCGGCGCCTACAAGGACGACGGACGACGGGACTGCGCACCGCTGCTGGGCGAGCTGCTGGCCCGCTCCGTGGACGCTGCCATCGGCGTCTGCCCGGCCGCCGTCGACCTCCTGGGCCACCACAACGGTCCTGTCCTGCTCGTGCCCGTCCCCTCCTCGCGGGCGTCGGTCCGCGCTCGCGGGGACGCGCCCCTGGTGGAGCTCGCCGCCCGCGCCGTCAAGGGCTTCGCGGCGGACGAGGCAGTCGTCGCCCCGGTGCTGCGCCCCCGACGGCGGGTCGCCGACCAGGCCGGGCTCGGAGCCCGCGAGCGCGCGGTCAACCTCGAGCACTCGATGACCGTGCAGCCTCGCTGGGCCCAGCCGGTCGAGGGTGCCGTGTGCGTCGTGCTCGACGACGTCCTGACCACCGGGGCCACCGTGGTCGAGGCCGCCCGGGCGCTTCGTTCGGGGGGCGCCCAGACGGTCGTGGCCGCGACGATCTGCGCCACCCAGCGGCGCGGACGGGCGTCCGGTCGGCACCCGGCATACTCCGGGTAA
- a CDS encoding response regulator transcription factor gives MTNGDGGLSSGADPIRVVIADDHVLYRRGLQMVVSQDHDIEIVGEAGDGKEAVDRTVELLPDVVLMDVRMPHTSGIQACQTIKALVPSTKIIMLTMSDEESDLYEAVKAGANGYLLKDVPGEEIADGVRAVHNGDSLISPSMASKLLAEFAQMSKRQGDRPSGVGAPRLTDRELEVLRLVARGMANKEIAHQLFISENTVKNHVRNILEKLQLHSRMEAAMYAVRENLLEPGE, from the coding sequence GTGACGAACGGGGATGGTGGTCTGAGCAGCGGTGCCGACCCGATCAGGGTCGTCATCGCCGATGACCACGTCCTCTACCGCCGTGGCTTGCAGATGGTCGTCTCGCAGGACCACGACATCGAGATCGTGGGCGAGGCCGGCGACGGCAAGGAGGCGGTGGACCGCACCGTCGAGCTGCTGCCCGATGTCGTCCTGATGGACGTGCGGATGCCGCACACGTCGGGCATCCAGGCTTGCCAGACCATCAAGGCGCTCGTGCCGTCCACCAAGATCATCATGCTGACGATGTCCGACGAGGAGTCCGACCTCTACGAAGCGGTCAAGGCGGGTGCCAACGGCTACCTCCTCAAGGACGTCCCCGGCGAGGAGATCGCCGACGGCGTGCGCGCCGTCCACAACGGTGACTCGCTCATCTCACCCTCGATGGCCTCCAAGCTGCTGGCCGAGTTCGCCCAGATGAGCAAGCGCCAGGGGGACCGGCCCAGTGGGGTCGGGGCGCCGCGGCTCACCGACCGCGAGCTCGAGGTGCTGCGGCTGGTGGCGAGGGGCATGGCCAACAAGGAGATCGCGCACCAGCTGTTCATCTCGGAGAACACCGTGAAGAACCACGTCCGCAACATCCTCGAGAAGCTGCAGCTCCACTCGCGGATGGAGGCGGCCATGTACGCCGTCCGCGAGAACCTCCTCGAACCCGGCGAGTGA